One window from the genome of Saprospiraceae bacterium encodes:
- the sprA gene encoding cell surface protein SprA, which produces MKSLMLSAERTLILLFFLIFLQCQLLAGGHAVPNWDEVVYSTSADTVPLKDRSGNFVQNPKDNPFDLKDPKVVEQKIEYDPESGEYKVTEKIGDEHYRPSSNLSFTEFMNFKARQLDREYMKNLAGISTTRRNTEGIIDPITKLNLKKNLADKLFGGFGIDIKPQGSIGFTLGANYSFTDNPQIPERQKRQLTPDFDMDIRMDVTGNIGDKLKLNTNYDTKAAFDFENKLKLAYDSEKFSEDDIIKKIEAGNVSLPLRTNLIQGSQNLFGFKTDWQFGYLRLTGLVSQQKSKQESIQTKGGGVYQEYEVRPDQYDENRHFFLSHYNRNSYETALANLPEINSQFKIKNIEVWLTEDAQNSRETELRDIVALNDLGVSELELFDMDPTQAQTYLPGRAVSRDKGGAFVPSNTSNTLLDRILSNDEARDLNKVVRYLSDPAGLNLKQGRDFEKVRAKRLSPNEYNYNAELVFISLRVRPRPNQVLAVSYQYLQNGREIDPRTGAVYKVGEMSSDVKSDSLSYKVIFVKMLKSSGQRTDLPSYKLMMKNVYPTGGFNLNQEDFTMDIFYEDQDGISKRYIQEIEGYPLLNLFNLDFLNKTNDPQPDGVFDFVSGQTVIPASGAVIFPVLEPFGASLKKLLAKVITDPNQLDAVFNKYKYTELYDTSITAARRELKSNQFLIKGTYKSGKSNEIPLNTFNLDPNARIIVSAGSLTLNEGSDYIVDRNLGKVTILNEALLQSGVPISVKFEDNALFSFQTKTMIGLRAEYSKRKDLSFGATYMHLFEKPFTEKVNIGEDPINNRIVGLDFNVKQKAPWLTRALDKLPLYSTKEPSTWTAQAEAAALIPGHSKAINQQGSEGGVVYIDDFEGSSSGIGLGFNVSQWILASAPQGLSDPAFFGTGIYDNPISNANRALLSWYRIDDYARVDSRNLSNSYTRLVDETEIFPTKQRPLGFSTELTFDMTYYPREKGPYNFDVAGGLTATDPKQGSITTGGIDPDNNLLQPETRWGGLMTRLNTVDFEANNVEYIDFWMLNPFLEKADPNDPVTGNGRIYLQLGTFSEDILKDGKQQFEHGLPTKTIPLRTDVSVFGNISRVPPITSSFDVNDREQQDLGYDGLNSESDQLAKEELTFFKDYLDKQKAYLNPQALQKVVLDPSNDNYVSYRSNTFTGNETVLDKYKRYNMPEGNGQIETGNAQSTAYTGYPDQEDLNYDKSLNEIESYYNYEIPLTRTADNKIYFDPSDPKNYVTDTVIVRPPNSNNVEEVWYRFRIPVKSGTAVGEIKDFRSIQSMRMLYTGFDQTVTFRFIKFQLGRNSWRKYKDFCAVGQDDGNKSLILDKVDIEENSGKTPFNYTTPPGIQRERFYSTQYADIQQNESSLLLRKEGLLAGCENSIYKIIDLDIRKYKRIKMFVHGESIKSKNTDSVCVFMRLGKDFTNNYYEYEIPLRYSNEAFFNIRDSIWPKDDEFDFPLQLLLDLKNKRNNDPNASLNSLYEIPDPEKPGNRVRIIGNPTIGLVRGVQLGFKNKGGEDIEDLEVWLNELRLTGLEEKGGLAAQARAELQLADLGNLSLAGNYSSVGWGGIDQKLDQRARDNTKQFDGTMNISLDKFLPEKVGVRLPLALQLSKTIRTPEYDPNNTDLKLKDQIKAASSKQKKDSIKDLAVDYSDIKSFALNNIRRERRGTSKPKPWNIENFSVSYAQSVSNKHNPVIAEDKLKSQQGGVDYNFSLTPKYIEPLKKVIKNPNLKFLSEINFNFIPNSFSVRNALDRKASTRVYRFAAPKYSTWEDRKFSWNRDYTLTWDFTRSLKFNFSARNEAAVDEITFNPLRQAHVNPITGQAVDASQRGKFVRENLANFGRNKDYKHNFTLAYAVPTRLFPYLDFVTIRTQYTANYNWAAGSLNSIDSLGSVISNGQTISLTNEFNFTTLYGKSKFLKKYSGEGVSSGRFRPANKSRENAKPEETEKGSKNKKEKSERVNPLIKVAVTPLIMLKRVQLNFSQNKATTIPGFMERPEILGMNGGFAAPGWDFITGKQPDFGKNGWLDRIAEKGWISANCYFNKEMLQKKSNTIGAKLKIEPVRDFNIDLNIDRNFTRDHAETFKLDSVFGTMDMAFQHFTPFENGQYTISYVSLQTIFEKDIDKVFKRFSDNRPIISKRVADRYGIKNVSPFNPEYSDGFQGDHIDVVTPAFLAAYTGQDPNSFNLDLFKTIPLPNWQVNYSGLSRLPKLKDIFQDLSIRHGYKNTLTINSFRTNLDYRTNTNELPISRRGNELKASYHSKYEVPEMVINEQFAPLIGVNVKTKSGIELGLDLNKNRNLKLQNGIEGQLLETKATNYTIKAGYTIKDYYISWIPGMKALNKGVKIPKKKKKSKKTEEQQAANAPKGNDLESTFDFGINDNITKIHRLDNNIPSQTTAGAKQISFTPAVKYSLNKNLNVRLFCDYRKTIPYIQNQFKDVRINGGLTILYTLN; this is translated from the coding sequence TTGAAATCTCTTATGTTAAGTGCGGAACGTACACTCATCTTATTGTTTTTCCTGATTTTTTTACAGTGCCAGCTTTTGGCAGGTGGTCACGCTGTACCTAACTGGGATGAAGTCGTTTATTCGACTTCAGCAGATACCGTTCCACTAAAGGATCGTTCAGGAAATTTTGTCCAGAATCCTAAAGACAATCCATTTGATCTGAAAGATCCAAAAGTAGTTGAACAAAAAATTGAATACGATCCGGAATCTGGAGAATACAAAGTGACTGAAAAAATTGGTGACGAACATTACCGTCCTTCCAGCAATCTCAGTTTTACAGAATTCATGAATTTTAAAGCACGGCAACTGGATCGGGAATACATGAAAAATCTTGCAGGGATCAGTACGACAAGACGCAATACAGAAGGAATTATTGATCCAATCACGAAATTGAATTTAAAGAAAAATCTGGCAGACAAATTATTTGGTGGATTTGGAATTGATATCAAGCCACAAGGTTCGATTGGATTTACTTTAGGAGCGAATTATTCGTTTACGGATAACCCTCAGATTCCTGAAAGACAAAAGAGACAATTAACACCCGATTTTGATATGGATATCCGGATGGATGTAACCGGAAACATTGGCGATAAATTAAAATTAAATACAAATTACGATACCAAAGCTGCATTTGATTTTGAGAATAAATTAAAGTTGGCTTACGATTCAGAAAAATTTTCTGAAGATGACATCATTAAAAAAATTGAAGCGGGAAATGTGAGTTTGCCATTACGAACCAATTTAATTCAAGGCAGTCAAAATTTATTTGGTTTTAAAACAGATTGGCAATTTGGTTATCTCCGTTTAACCGGTTTGGTTTCTCAACAAAAATCTAAACAAGAAAGCATTCAAACAAAAGGCGGAGGTGTCTATCAGGAATATGAAGTTCGCCCGGATCAATATGATGAAAATCGACATTTCTTTTTAAGTCATTACAATCGCAACAGTTACGAAACGGCACTGGCAAATTTACCGGAGATCAACAGCCAATTCAAAATTAAAAACATAGAAGTCTGGTTAACAGAGGATGCACAAAACAGCCGGGAAACAGAATTAAGAGATATTGTCGCATTAAATGATTTGGGAGTTTCTGAATTGGAACTTTTTGATATGGATCCAACGCAAGCGCAGACTTATTTACCGGGTCGTGCAGTGTCTCGTGATAAAGGAGGTGCATTTGTTCCATCCAATACTTCCAATACCCTGCTCGATCGGATTCTTTCTAATGATGAAGCACGAGATTTAAATAAAGTAGTGCGTTATCTTTCAGATCCTGCTGGTTTAAATTTAAAACAAGGACGCGATTTTGAAAAAGTACGCGCAAAACGTTTAAGTCCTAATGAATATAATTACAATGCTGAATTGGTTTTTATTTCATTGCGAGTCAGACCACGGCCCAATCAGGTTTTAGCAGTGTCTTATCAATATTTACAAAATGGTAGAGAAATTGATCCACGGACCGGTGCAGTTTATAAAGTAGGGGAAATGAGTTCTGATGTTAAATCAGATTCATTGAGTTATAAAGTCATTTTTGTAAAGATGTTAAAATCATCCGGACAACGGACGGATTTACCTTCCTACAAATTAATGATGAAGAATGTTTATCCAACCGGTGGGTTCAATTTAAATCAGGAAGATTTTACCATGGATATATTTTATGAAGACCAGGATGGTATTTCAAAAAGATATATTCAGGAAATCGAAGGATATCCATTATTGAATTTATTCAATTTGGATTTTTTAAATAAGACCAATGATCCACAACCAGATGGAGTTTTTGATTTTGTCAGCGGACAAACTGTAATTCCTGCCAGTGGTGCTGTCATTTTTCCAGTACTTGAACCATTTGGTGCTTCATTAAAAAAATTATTGGCTAAAGTCATCACAGATCCCAATCAACTGGATGCGGTCTTTAATAAATATAAGTATACCGAGCTGTATGATACCTCAATTACTGCAGCACGTCGGGAATTAAAATCAAATCAGTTTTTAATAAAAGGAACTTACAAAAGTGGAAAATCAAATGAAATTCCACTAAATACGTTCAACCTGGATCCCAATGCCCGAATCATTGTTAGTGCGGGTTCTCTTACTTTAAATGAGGGTTCTGATTATATCGTTGACCGCAATTTGGGTAAAGTAACCATCCTCAATGAGGCCTTATTACAATCGGGAGTGCCCATCAGCGTGAAGTTTGAAGACAATGCTTTATTTAGTTTTCAGACTAAAACCATGATCGGATTGCGCGCAGAATATTCCAAGCGAAAAGATTTATCTTTTGGTGCAACCTATATGCACTTATTTGAAAAGCCATTTACAGAAAAAGTAAATATTGGTGAAGATCCAATCAACAATCGAATCGTTGGATTGGATTTTAATGTCAAACAAAAAGCACCCTGGTTAACGAGGGCTTTGGATAAATTGCCTTTGTATTCAACCAAAGAACCTTCTACCTGGACGGCACAAGCTGAAGCGGCTGCTTTGATACCAGGCCACTCTAAAGCCATCAATCAACAAGGAAGTGAAGGGGGCGTCGTTTACATCGATGATTTTGAAGGGAGTTCATCCGGAATTGGATTGGGCTTTAATGTATCACAATGGATTTTAGCAAGTGCACCCCAGGGATTAAGTGACCCTGCATTTTTTGGAACCGGCATTTATGATAATCCTATCAGCAATGCCAATCGCGCTTTGTTGAGTTGGTATCGGATTGATGATTATGCACGGGTGGATAGCCGGAATCTTTCGAATTCATACACCCGATTGGTAGATGAGACTGAAATTTTTCCAACGAAACAAAGGCCTTTGGGATTTAGTACGGAGTTGACCTTTGATATGACCTATTATCCAAGAGAAAAAGGACCCTATAATTTTGATGTCGCAGGTGGACTTACTGCTACGGATCCAAAGCAGGGTAGCATTACCACAGGAGGGATTGATCCAGACAATAATTTATTGCAACCGGAAACCCGATGGGGCGGTTTAATGACCCGTTTAAATACGGTAGATTTTGAAGCCAATAATGTGGAATATATCGATTTCTGGATGCTCAATCCGTTTTTGGAAAAAGCAGACCCCAATGATCCTGTAACCGGAAATGGAAGAATCTATTTACAGTTAGGTACATTTTCTGAAGATATTTTAAAAGACGGTAAGCAACAATTTGAACATGGATTGCCCACTAAAACAATTCCTCTTAGAACCGATGTCAGTGTATTTGGAAATATTTCAAGAGTGCCTCCGATTACCAGCAGTTTTGATGTCAATGATAGAGAACAACAAGATTTAGGGTACGACGGATTAAATAGTGAGTCGGATCAATTGGCAAAAGAAGAATTGACTTTTTTTAAAGATTATCTCGATAAACAAAAAGCCTATCTCAATCCCCAGGCATTGCAGAAAGTAGTGTTAGATCCATCCAATGACAATTATGTATCGTATCGATCCAATACTTTTACCGGAAACGAAACGGTTTTGGATAAATACAAACGGTACAATATGCCAGAAGGGAATGGACAAATTGAAACGGGGAATGCACAATCAACAGCTTATACAGGTTATCCTGATCAGGAAGATTTGAATTACGATAAATCCCTCAATGAAATTGAATCGTATTACAATTATGAAATACCCTTAACACGTACAGCAGACAATAAAATTTATTTTGATCCGTCGGATCCTAAAAATTATGTTACCGATACCGTAATTGTAAGACCACCAAATTCAAATAATGTGGAAGAAGTCTGGTATCGTTTTCGCATTCCGGTAAAATCAGGTACTGCTGTGGGTGAGATCAAAGATTTTCGTTCTATTCAATCCATGCGAATGCTGTATACCGGTTTTGATCAGACGGTTACTTTTCGTTTTATCAAATTTCAATTGGGTAGAAACTCCTGGAGGAAGTACAAAGATTTTTGTGCCGTAGGACAAGATGATGGCAATAAAAGTTTAATTCTTGATAAAGTAGATATTGAAGAAAACTCCGGCAAAACACCGTTTAATTATACGACACCTCCTGGAATTCAGCGGGAGCGTTTTTACAGCACCCAATATGCCGACATTCAACAAAATGAGTCCTCCTTATTGCTTCGAAAAGAAGGTTTATTGGCTGGCTGCGAAAATTCCATCTATAAAATTATTGATTTGGATATTCGTAAATACAAACGCATCAAAATGTTTGTGCATGGAGAATCCATTAAATCGAAAAACACAGACAGTGTGTGTGTATTCATGCGCTTAGGAAAAGATTTTACTAACAACTACTACGAATACGAAATCCCTTTGCGATATTCCAATGAAGCTTTTTTTAATATCCGGGATTCCATATGGCCCAAAGACGATGAATTTGATTTTCCATTGCAATTGTTATTGGATTTAAAAAACAAACGAAATAATGATCCCAATGCATCCTTAAACAGCTTGTATGAAATTCCAGATCCAGAAAAACCAGGAAACCGAGTCCGAATTATTGGAAATCCAACCATTGGATTGGTGCGTGGCGTTCAATTGGGATTTAAAAACAAAGGAGGAGAAGATATCGAAGATTTGGAAGTATGGTTGAATGAATTGCGATTGACCGGTTTGGAAGAAAAAGGAGGATTGGCAGCACAAGCTCGTGCTGAATTGCAATTGGCAGATTTAGGCAATTTAAGTTTGGCAGGAAATTATTCAAGTGTAGGCTGGGGAGGCATCGATCAAAAGCTTGATCAACGTGCCAGAGACAATACCAAACAGTTTGATGGAACCATGAATATTTCTCTGGATAAATTTTTACCGGAAAAAGTGGGTGTTCGTTTGCCTTTAGCACTCCAACTATCAAAGACCATTCGGACACCGGAGTATGATCCCAATAACACCGATTTAAAACTGAAGGATCAAATAAAAGCTGCATCCAGTAAACAGAAAAAAGATTCGATTAAAGATTTAGCAGTTGATTATTCAGACATCAAAAGTTTTGCTTTAAACAACATTCGAAGGGAACGAAGAGGCACCAGCAAACCCAAGCCCTGGAATATTGAAAACTTTTCTGTGAGTTATGCGCAGTCTGTTTCAAACAAACACAATCCGGTTATTGCAGAAGATAAATTGAAATCACAGCAAGGTGGGGTGGATTATAATTTTTCACTGACTCCAAAATACATTGAGCCATTGAAAAAAGTTATTAAGAATCCCAATTTAAAATTCTTATCGGAAATTAATTTCAATTTTATTCCAAATTCATTTTCTGTTAGAAATGCTCTGGATCGAAAAGCTTCCACAAGAGTGTATCGATTTGCAGCACCTAAATACAGTACCTGGGAAGATCGAAAATTTTCATGGAACAGAGATTATACGTTGACCTGGGATTTTACAAGATCCCTTAAGTTTAATTTTAGTGCACGCAATGAAGCAGCAGTAGATGAAATCACTTTCAATCCGCTACGTCAAGCGCATGTAAACCCGATAACCGGACAGGCAGTAGATGCATCTCAACGCGGTAAATTTGTGCGGGAGAATCTTGCTAATTTTGGACGAAACAAAGATTACAAGCATAATTTTACTTTGGCGTATGCAGTGCCGACAAGACTTTTTCCGTATTTGGATTTTGTAACCATTCGTACGCAATACACAGCCAATTACAATTGGGCAGCAGGTTCATTAAACAGCATTGATTCGTTGGGTTCTGTAATCAGCAATGGCCAAACCATCAGTTTGACCAATGAGTTTAATTTCACAACCTTGTACGGTAAGTCCAAATTTCTAAAAAAATATTCAGGAGAAGGGGTTTCTTCCGGAAGATTCAGACCGGCAAACAAATCTCGTGAAAATGCAAAACCCGAGGAGACCGAAAAGGGTTCAAAAAATAAAAAGGAAAAATCCGAAAGAGTTAATCCATTGATCAAAGTTGCTGTAACACCATTGATCATGTTAAAACGAGTGCAATTAAATTTTAGTCAAAACAAGGCTACTACCATTCCAGGATTTATGGAACGACCTGAAATTTTAGGAATGAATGGAGGATTTGCAGCTCCAGGCTGGGATTTTATTACTGGAAAGCAACCTGATTTTGGAAAAAATGGTTGGTTGGATCGCATCGCTGAAAAAGGTTGGATCTCTGCTAACTGTTATTTTAATAAAGAAATGCTTCAGAAGAAATCAAATACGATTGGAGCTAAATTAAAAATTGAGCCTGTTCGCGATTTTAATATTGACTTAAACATTGATCGAAATTTTACCAGGGATCATGCTGAAACTTTTAAACTAGATTCGGTATTTGGAACGATGGATATGGCATTTCAGCATTTCACGCCTTTTGAAAATGGACAATACACAATATCGTATGTTTCGTTGCAAACCATTTTTGAAAAAGACATTGACAAGGTATTCAAACGATTCAGTGATAACCGACCCATTATCTCAAAACGCGTTGCCGATCGTTATGGAATAAAAAATGTCAGTCCGTTTAATCCGGAATATTCTGATGGATTTCAAGGGGATCACATCGACGTCGTAACACCTGCATTTTTAGCAGCCTATACCGGGCAAGATCCAAACTCATTTAATTTGGATTTGTTTAAAACCATTCCATTGCCAAACTGGCAGGTTAATTACAGTGGTTTGTCCCGATTGCCTAAATTGAAAGATATCTTTCAGGATTTATCCATCCGGCATGGTTATAAAAATACGCTCACGATCAATTCATTTAGAACCAATTTGGATTACCGTACCAATACCAATGAATTGCCAATAAGTCGCCGAGGCAATGAGTTGAAAGCGTCCTATCATTCAAAATACGAAGTTCCTGAAATGGTAATCAACGAACAATTTGCACCTCTAATTGGAGTCAATGTAAAAACCAAATCCGGAATCGAATTGGGCTTGGATTTAAATAAAAACAGAAATTTAAAATTGCAGAATGGCATTGAAGGACAGCTCTTGGAAACAAAGGCTACTAATTATACCATTAAAGCGGGATATACCATTAAAGATTATTATATCAGCTGGATCCCAGGCATGAAAGCACTCAACAAAGGGGTCAAGATTCCGAAGAAAAAGAAAAAGTCTAAAAAAACGGAAGAACAACAGGCAGCAAATGCACCAAAAGGCAATGACCTGGAGTCTACTTTTGATTTTGGAATTAATGATAACATTACAAAAATTCACAGATTGGATAATAATATTCCAAGTCAAACTACGGCTGGAGCAAAACAGATAAGTTTTACACCCGCTGTTAAATATAGCCTGAATAAAAATTTGAATGTGCGCTTATTCTGCGATTACCGAAAGACGATACCGTATATTCAAAATCAATTTAAGGATGTTCGGATTAATGGTGGCTTGACCATCTTGTATACCTTGAATTAG
- a CDS encoding T9SS type A sorting domain-containing protein — MKKLIFNFGICFNLLLAFNLKAEINPEPGIAMIPFWFADHDHFILQEAKLMQSKSMIKEHIKFGVAQVSIYPVPATDFIKIKTDDFNQYQLFDEKGVVYRKGWIDECETIERNALPTGVYFLKLSNILGEVYYHRVIFN, encoded by the coding sequence ATGAAAAAGCTAATCTTTAATTTCGGTATTTGTTTCAATTTATTACTGGCTTTTAATTTAAAAGCAGAAATCAATCCGGAACCAGGCATTGCAATGATTCCATTTTGGTTTGCAGATCATGATCATTTTATTTTGCAGGAAGCAAAATTGATGCAATCGAAATCAATGATTAAAGAACATATCAAATTTGGAGTTGCTCAAGTATCAATTTACCCGGTGCCAGCAACAGATTTTATAAAGATCAAGACCGATGATTTCAACCAGTATCAGTTATTTGATGAAAAAGGAGTTGTGTACCGAAAAGGTTGGATTGATGAATGTGAAACCATAGAACGCAATGCGCTTCCAACTGGTGTTTACTTTTTAAAATTGTCAAATATTTTAGGAGAAGTGTATTATCACAGAGTAATTTTTAATTAA